The window GCGCTGCAACGAGGAGGAGGCTGATGGCTGACCTGCTGACACATGTCCTAGTCGGCTACTGTCTTGGGACGGCACTGTCGTTCCGACTCAACTGGCTTCGACCAGCACATGTTACCATGGTGATGGTCGGGGCAATACTGCCCGACCTCGCAAAAATCGAACTTGTCATACCGTGGCGAACGATGGTGAGTCTACTCGGGATATCATGGGACTGGACTGCGCTGCACACGCTCGGTGGGACGGTCGTCACCCTCCTGATCGTGACGCTGCTCGTTACAGCACGCCTGCGCGTTCGGGTCGCGTGGCTGCTCGCAATCGGGATTGCCTCGCATCACGTCCTCGATGTCATCTTGATAACCCGAACTGGGCTCGCCTATCCGGTTTTCTGGCCGCTAACGACGTATCAGCCACCAGCCGGCGAGCTGTTTTATAGCTGGAATCGCTGGCCTGCTGCGGTCTCCGGACTCATCGCGCTTTGTCTGTGGCGGCTTCGTGTACGACACGAACACCACTGATCCTTACGCTGCTGACTCTGGGTTCACATCGAGCCAGATCGAAACCTCATCGGTCGCATCCGCAAGTACGGGGTCATCCGGAACGGACTCGGGATACAACCCCCAGACGAGTCGAACCTCGCCGGTCATCGTCGGCTGAACGTCGTGGTGGTGCTGCCAGGTCTCTCCGTGTTCCAGTGTCGGCTCGAATCGCTCGAGTTCGCGTTGATCGGTCACTGTGACGTTCGTCTCGTCATGACGGTCGATCTGTTGTTCGAAGAGGACAACCGTGTACTCGACCGGGCGTTGTTCGTGATTTTCGATGTCGGCGACGAGCGTCGTGGCGTCACCCGCCGTAAGCGTCGATGGATAGCCATCAGCGACGAGGTCACCGTCGTCCTCGGTCAGCACGGCAATGCTCGAGAACTGTTCCCCCGGAGCCGCACTCGTTCCGAGCCCGGAGACGGCTGCCGGAGCCACGACCGCACCCGTGATCGCACCCATCGCAATGACGACGGCGATAATGACTACCACATTGAGCACCGCATCGACGCGCGTCGGCGGTTCAAGGACAGCGTCTCGAATGATCATCGCCCATCGGCGATACGGAACGCGAAATCTGTCCTCAGGTGGAAGTCGGCGTCGACGAACCGTCGCGATTCCAGCAGCAGCGAGCGTCACACCACCGAGTGCCAGTGCAAACGATCCCTGCTGGATTCCCCACGGGGTAACGTGAAGGGCCATTCCGACAACCGGAATAAGCGCCGCGTTGAGGCCAGCCGAGAGCAGCACTCGTTCAAGGCCGTCGATGCCGTCACGTCTCGAGTCTGGTGTCCCAGTGTGGGCGACACTCGAAGAAGCCGCGTCGGCAGTGGTTTTCACAGTGGACGTCGCTCGGGTTGGGGACGTCCCGGCCGCCGGAAACATCGCTGCGATGAACGCGTAGCCGGGGACGAACAGGACGAACGCCAGACCGAAGACGAATTGGAGCAGTGTCTCGTGGAGACCGGGAACCACGGACGCGGTGATAGTGACCAGCGTCACGCCGACAACGAGTGCCAGATCGACCGGCACCGACTGCCAGCGCCACCAATGCTGGCTCCGAAGTGGCTGACTGTTCGCCATACACAGTACACACAGTGCACGCACAAAAATTAAGTGATATATTTTACGGAAGAACTGGTGTCGATGGAGCCGACCTCGCTTATGTTTCAATCACGATGCCGTCTAGCGCCTCGAGGTCGACTGGATCGTCGTCGTCGACGAACGTACATAATGCCTGTGCGGTGAGAAGCGCGTCCTCAGCATCATCAACCGACACCGTTTCCGGGCCGAATGCGGCGCGTTCGTACGTGGTCGTAAGCGACTCGAGGTCAGCCGGCTGGGGGCCGGGATAGCGCTCGTAAAACTCCCAATGGGTTCGCGATCGGTCGACGTCATCGCCGACGGTCACAGAGAGTGCCAGTCGAGCCCCAGCATAGGCCAGTTCGACGGCCTCGTTCGTCTGGCCACTCGAGAGATGAAACTCAGCTCGCTCGAGGAAGTCGTCGCTGTGTGCGGCGGTGACCGTCGCTGATTCGGACTCACTCGTATCGAGCATCTTCGAGGCTGGTTGCCCTGAGGAGTGACTCGTGCCTGCATCGTCGCCCGCAGGCGAGTTCGAACTCGTACTCATACCCGCACGAGGGTGAACAGGTCCCGGATTAGTATCAATACCAGCGCTCGAGCGGACTCGCTGGCGGACACCAGGACTGCTGTACCAGAGACAGCCGCCAACGCTGGCGAGAATGGCAAAGAAAGCGACTATGATGAGTCCAACGCCCCACCAGCCGCCGCCTGCGAACAGCGTTTGTAATTCTCCATCAGTGACAGGCATTGTGACCGCCGTCGCGTTCAAATTCGTGGTGGCGGTGTCGTAGCTGACGGTAACTGACTGATCGACGGCGACCTCGTTGGTTGGAGACAGCGTCTCCTCGAAGTGGCCGTCGCCGTCGGTCCGAATCGTCTCAACTGCTTCCCCCTCGAGTTCGACGTGGACCGGCTGATCCGCGACCGGTGTACCGTCGATGGTCGTCATCATACCCGTAATCGCGAGTTCGCCAGCATCGGTTCGAACAGCCTCACCGGACAGCGCCGTCTCGCTCTCGCGAACGGTGATCGATTGTGATGCCGCCACAGACTCGAGCGCGCGGTCCGTGCCGTCGACCGTCGCGGTCAGTTCCTGTTCACCGGGCGAAACTGATGCCGGGACTACTACCTGTGTCTCGAAGCTGCCGTCGTCAGTATCGACGGTACCAAGCGTGGTGTCATTGATCGATAGCGTGACCGGCGCGTCGTCAACCGGGATGTCCGCGACCGCGAGCGACCCGGACACCGCGATTGGCTCGCCGTAGGCAACGCCAGAATCGTGGTCAACGCCCGAAAGCGCCTCGGCGTCTCGAGCCCCATCGGTTTCAGCCTCGAGCGAGAGGGTTGCCGGAGCCGTGTCAATGGCGAGAGGAACCGTTGTTTCAGCTGACTGGTGTGGGGTGCCCGGTTTCGGATGGTACTGCACAGCAACTGTGTCGACAGCGGGTGCAAGCGGCTCTGGCTGATACGTCACGGTAAACGCACCGTCCTCGATGGGGACTGAGTGGTGCTCGCCGTTGATCTCGAGAGCACTCTCGTCAGTTGATTCTGTTTCGGTCGGTAGATCGGACTCCGTCTCGAGCGTGCCCGTGATCGTCACCGTCTCGGTCGGGCTGACCGTATCGCCCTCGGCCGTCGCCGTCAGCGTCGTCGGGACAAACATCGCCTCCCGAATCTCGTCCTGCCGATCCTGCATCGAGTGGGTAGTGCGCTCGAGACGATCACTCGTGTCCGATGCATCGACTCCCTCGAGTGTGTCAATCATTGAAACGTGGCCCGCGAGTCGGTCGGTCGCATTGGTCGCATCAGCAGCGAGTGTATCCAGCGCTCGAGCATGCTCGAGTGCGTCGGCGTCGTCCCCAGCGTCAGCGGCTCGTTCGTACTGTGACTCCGTCTCAGCATAGTCTTCGACCGCCTCGATTAGCGCGAGCTGGTCGACACGCGCCTGCTCGAACGCCGTCACAACTTCCTCGGGATCAGTGTTGCCCGCTTCGAGTTCGGCAGCGATCTCGTATCCGTGTCTATCGCTGTCGCCCTCATTTTTGTTTGCGTCCGTTCGCTCGCCCACATCGCCAGTCTCCTCGACGACCGTCTCGTACTGGGAGACGCGTTCGCTGTATGGCTCCTCGAGCGGCGTGCGTGCATCTGCAGTGTCACCAGCCGCCAGTGCCGCCGAGCTGCGCTCGAGACGGTCTGCCAGGTCCGCGATGAGTAGCGCCCGCAGGTCCTCGTAATCGCTGTCATCAGCGTAGGTGTCAGGATCGATATGAAAGGTCGGCTTGCTATCGTTTGTCGCAGTCGCGTCGGTCAAGCTGACGGGTGCCCCTGCAGCGAGGCCCGAACACGCGTATGCACTCCCACCAACGATGGCAACTGCAACGACACAGCCAAGCCCAACGAGGGCGATGATCCGAACCCAGTCGACGTTCACACACGACTATTTGTATCTAAAATCAAAAAGCTATTCAATTGAATCAGACGTAGCTATGCAGACACGCTGGGACCAACGGATGGTCCGAAACGAGACACCTGTATGGAGATAGAACCGCGCCTGCGTACGTGTGGGACGCTCGCCGCAGTCCTCGTCGGACTGGCAGTCCTGTTCGACTCCGCCATCGTGCTTCTCGGTGCAAGCGCACTCTGTGGCTGGTTGCTCGCTCGTCACCACGCGTTTGCGACCGAACTCGAGCGAACGCTCTCGGCCCTGTCGATCGAGCAATCACTCGACCGAACGACGGTCCGAACGGGCGCGACAGTCCAACAGTCCCTCGCCGCAACACTGTCGACACCGAGTGAGCTTAGCCTCACGCTTGAGGGCGACGTGCCGCCGGCCGCAACGCTCGAGCGAGACGCGTCGACAATCACGCTCACGCCCGGAATGTCCGCCGCGCGCGTCTCACAACCGCTTTCGTGGCCAGTCGCCGGTCGCCATGAGTTCGAGGGGACGACGATAACGGCGACAGATGGCCTGTTCCGCCAGACAATCACGCTCGAGAACACGCACACGATTACGGTTCGAGCCGATCCGGCGACAATCAACGCGACGGCCACGGCAGGAACACAATTCGCAGGGGTTGCCCAGACCCGTTCCAGGCTGGGAACTCACGGTCAACCGGCATACGCACGCGAGTACGTCCCCGGCGATTCGCTCGAGCAAATCGACTGGAAAGCCACGGCACGGCTCGGGACAACCTACGTTCGAGAGTTCGAGACAGAAACGACTCACCCGGAACGACTGGTCGTCGATCACCGCAATGTCGATACGAACGCACACTCGGCGCTGGTGACCAACGCGCTCGCCGTCGTCTCTCGAGCAATGCAAGCTAGCGATCCCATCGGCCTCCTCATCCTCGATGACGATGGTCGTACCACCAGTATCGAACCGAGTGCAACCAACAGCACCCATCAAACCGTCTGGGATCAACTCACCGCTCTCGAGGCAGGCTCAGAGTGTCAATCGCCATCAGCGACGGAGATAGATGCGTACCACCTTACTGGTGATCGCGCACGCCAGCATCTTGCCGCCCTCGAGCGATCGAGTGCGTCAACTGGCCGAGAATCGAATAATCCGGACCCGTTCGTCTCGCAGCTTCGGCCGTTCTACGAAGAGCAGGCTCGCGCTGTCGGTGAGGCCAAGCACAAGGTCGAGTCGTTGGCGGACGCACTTCGCGTCTGTCGACCGACCACGTCTCACGAACGAACGACGATCCTCTCTGTTGGCACACAGCCGACTGATCTCCACACCGCTGTCTCGGTCGCTCGCAGACGCGGTGATGTCGTCGTCGGACTTGTCACAGACCCACACACAGAAACGGG is drawn from Natronolimnobius sp. AArcel1 and contains these coding sequences:
- a CDS encoding DUF58 domain-containing protein, producing MEIEPRLRTCGTLAAVLVGLAVLFDSAIVLLGASALCGWLLARHHAFATELERTLSALSIEQSLDRTTVRTGATVQQSLAATLSTPSELSLTLEGDVPPAATLERDASTITLTPGMSAARVSQPLSWPVAGRHEFEGTTITATDGLFRQTITLENTHTITVRADPATINATATAGTQFAGVAQTRSRLGTHGQPAYAREYVPGDSLEQIDWKATARLGTTYVREFETETTHPERLVVDHRNVDTNAHSALVTNALAVVSRAMQASDPIGLLILDDDGRTTSIEPSATNSTHQTVWDQLTALEAGSECQSPSATEIDAYHLTGDRARQHLAALERSSASTGRESNNPDPFVSQLRPFYEEQARAVGEAKHKVESLADALRVCRPTTSHERTTILSVGTQPTDLHTAVSVARRRGDVVVGLVTDPHTETGTYRHTRGQTATMTTTTTTTATNDTASTDTTATTNDSANIADEDTRLSQVLAREDNVTVTHIRPPDQTPPPTVSTRQKDTLTRGEHR
- a CDS encoding DUF1616 domain-containing protein, whose protein sequence is MANSQPLRSQHWWRWQSVPVDLALVVGVTLVTITASVVPGLHETLLQFVFGLAFVLFVPGYAFIAAMFPAAGTSPTRATSTVKTTADAASSSVAHTGTPDSRRDGIDGLERVLLSAGLNAALIPVVGMALHVTPWGIQQGSFALALGGVTLAAAGIATVRRRRLPPEDRFRVPYRRWAMIIRDAVLEPPTRVDAVLNVVVIIAVVIAMGAITGAVVAPAAVSGLGTSAAPGEQFSSIAVLTEDDGDLVADGYPSTLTAGDATTLVADIENHEQRPVEYTVVLFEQQIDRHDETNVTVTDQRELERFEPTLEHGETWQHHHDVQPTMTGEVRLVWGLYPESVPDDPVLADATDEVSIWLDVNPESAA
- a CDS encoding DUF4129 domain-containing protein gives rise to the protein MNVDWVRIIALVGLGCVVAVAIVGGSAYACSGLAAGAPVSLTDATATNDSKPTFHIDPDTYADDSDYEDLRALLIADLADRLERSSAALAAGDTADARTPLEEPYSERVSQYETVVEETGDVGERTDANKNEGDSDRHGYEIAAELEAGNTDPEEVVTAFEQARVDQLALIEAVEDYAETESQYERAADAGDDADALEHARALDTLAADATNATDRLAGHVSMIDTLEGVDASDTSDRLERTTHSMQDRQDEIREAMFVPTTLTATAEGDTVSPTETVTITGTLETESDLPTETESTDESALEINGEHHSVPIEDGAFTVTYQPEPLAPAVDTVAVQYHPKPGTPHQSAETTVPLAIDTAPATLSLEAETDGARDAEALSGVDHDSGVAYGEPIAVSGSLAVADIPVDDAPVTLSINDTTLGTVDTDDGSFETQVVVPASVSPGEQELTATVDGTDRALESVAASQSITVRESETALSGEAVRTDAGELAITGMMTTIDGTPVADQPVHVELEGEAVETIRTDGDGHFEETLSPTNEVAVDQSVTVSYDTATTNLNATAVTMPVTDGELQTLFAGGGWWGVGLIIVAFFAILASVGGCLWYSSPGVRQRVRSSAGIDTNPGPVHPRAGMSTSSNSPAGDDAGTSHSSGQPASKMLDTSESESATVTAAHSDDFLERAEFHLSSGQTNEAVELAYAGARLALSVTVGDDVDRSRTHWEFYERYPGPQPADLESLTTTYERAAFGPETVSVDDAEDALLTAQALCTFVDDDDPVDLEALDGIVIET
- a CDS encoding metal-dependent hydrolase — its product is MADLLTHVLVGYCLGTALSFRLNWLRPAHVTMVMVGAILPDLAKIELVIPWRTMVSLLGISWDWTALHTLGGTVVTLLIVTLLVTARLRVRVAWLLAIGIASHHVLDVILITRTGLAYPVFWPLTTYQPPAGELFYSWNRWPAAVSGLIALCLWRLRVRHEHH